The stretch of DNA CATGGGGGAGCGCGTGCCGTCGAAACTGTGTGTGTTGCGGTGCGGTTTCTGCGCGCAGTGGCGGTGATCCTGCTGTGGGTCACCGTCGTGTTGCGACCGATCCGGGCGCTGCCGGTTTTCATTCACGCAGGGTGCGGATCGCCCCCTCCGGAAGGGTCGGCCCGATGCCCGAGAGACTCATTGTGCCGGTCGGGGATTTGGGGGTCTAGAGGTTCCACAATGTCAACAGGGCGGCCCGCAAGCTGGGGGAGCGGACGTAGTGGTCGGTCCGTAGCCGGGAGCCGGGGTGCCCGAGAGTGGTGAGCGTGTGTTCGGCGCTGGGGAGGGGCAGTGGGGGCAGATCGGTGCGGGTGCGGAGGAAGTACAGCACCGCGCCACCTGACCGGGGGATTTTCATGGGGTCGGAGACCACGACCGCGGGTGCGTGAATCCAATGGTCGTCGACGTCGACGAAGACGACGACATCGCCGCGCTTGATACCGCTGGGTTTGTCGAGGCGCAGCGATTCGAGCTGGTACGTCGCCACCGGGCCGCCGCGGCTGTGGTGTCGGCCCCGCTGCTCGTCGAGGACCTGTTGTTCGGTGCGGGTGGGTTCGTAGTCGACGGCGTGGATGAGGAACATCCGGGTGACCGGTGTGGGGAGGAAGTCTGTCTCTGGGTTGCGGAGGCGGCCGGTGATCCCGGGCAGCGGGACGGCACGGCCGATCTCCCACTCTCGGATGGCGTCGTCGAGGAATACCTGATCGACCTCGGTGATCTCGTCGAGGCTGTCGATGAACGTCCGGACACCGGCGATGATGTCGGGGTCGTCGGTGATGACCACAGCGTCGTCGGCGAGGGTGGAGTTCGCGGACGCGTTCGCCGACCCGATCACCGCCCGGGTGTTGGTAGCGATCACCTTGGCGTGCAGGGTGGGCGAGGACAGCACCCGCACCCCTGTGTTCAGGTAGTGGGCGAGGGCGGCGGGGGAGGTTGCGTGCGCCCGGATCGCGGCCGTGGAGGCGTTGACGACCAACAGGTCCCCGGCGCGCAGCGGAAGCAGCTCGGGTGCGTCTGGGCCGAGGTAGCCGATCGCGGCGTACCGGGGGCCGCGGGTGCGGATGGCGCGGGTGATGTGCGGCCACGGACTCGGCCCGTGAAAGGTGGTCCCCATACCGGGAACCGTAACGCGACCGGGTCGGTGTCGGCTGAAAAGTCGCCACCGGCTGCGGGCGCATCGCGTCGTGGGCGGGGGCGGAAAGCCGCGACCTGACTGTGGGGTGATCCGGACCGGGGCGTGGCCTGCGCACAGCGGTGGTGGCGATCGCCGGAGAGTGCTCCGGCTGGTGCTGGTTCCCGGGTGGTCATGAACGCTGGCCGTCCACTCCTACGTGGAGAATGTCGAGCGGTGCCGCTCCGATCGGTGTGGGGCGGGGCTCGGTTCGCAGGGCGACGCCGGTGTAGGTCACGAACGGCGAGGGAGCAGTCGTCGGCACACGGTTCTGCGCGCAGACACGCTTGCAAATATGCGTGCACGAAGGCGCGCTGTGACGGTACGGTGCTTGACGCGAGTATGCGTTGGGGCCGCACGGCATGCGGGAACACGAGGTGGGTGGGCGTGGCGAAGGTAGGACATTCCGCAGGCGGTTCCCGTTCCCGGACCGGGGGCGCCGTTCGATCACGGGTGGCCGGTCCCGGTGCGGGAAAGGTTTCCGGCGCGAAGCCGAGTCCGGAGT from Rhodococcus opacus B4 encodes:
- a CDS encoding phospholipase D family protein, with the translated sequence MGTTFHGPSPWPHITRAIRTRGPRYAAIGYLGPDAPELLPLRAGDLLVVNASTAAIRAHATSPAALAHYLNTGVRVLSSPTLHAKVIATNTRAVIGSANASANSTLADDAVVITDDPDIIAGVRTFIDSLDEITEVDQVFLDDAIREWEIGRAVPLPGITGRLRNPETDFLPTPVTRMFLIHAVDYEPTRTEQQVLDEQRGRHHSRGGPVATYQLESLRLDKPSGIKRGDVVVFVDVDDHWIHAPAVVVSDPMKIPRSGGAVLYFLRTRTDLPPLPLPSAEHTLTTLGHPGSRLRTDHYVRSPSLRAALLTLWNL